In Rhizoctonia solani chromosome 7, complete sequence, one DNA window encodes the following:
- a CDS encoding NLI interacting factor-like phosphatase, protein MASKSSAPKSSSSPSDVTRAPSTRTKETAPASSSAQTQSRASEPKPTSGANSTSSIPNGKTSSQPAAGSARASAQKPAKSKKKKQSGFWASLKAALIPCAAPSAAHPIDEDVLSTEPAPAPPTSEREKEKSPTPAPAPISEKPAVPPAEPKAVEPTSSKASTTIAPEAKSKPTVAPLVPVPVPAAPVEPEEVVPPSPKPQLAPEEESKGVTSAAVQPSGSTGAETDAETSLTDDEDGDRGLEDPDQEDEEERLIMQGGAGIPVGPDGEPRPLLPPLAPAHAGRKCLVLDLDETLVHSSFKLIPQADYVVPVEIEWQWHNVYVIKRPGVDNFLKKMGELYEIVVFTASLSKYADPVLDKLDIHKVVSHRLFRESCYNHKGNYVKDLSQLGRPLTDTIILDNSPASYIFHPNNAVPVSSWFNDPHDTELTDLCPFLTDLRVVDDVRGVLDGGL, encoded by the exons ATGGCTTCCAAGTCCTCTGCCCCCAAGTCCTCTTCGTCGCCGTCTGATGTTACGCGGGCCCCCTCGACGCGTACGAAAGAGACAGCGCCCGCAAGCTCGAGCGCGCAGACCCAGTCG CGAGCATCGGAGCCCAAGCCAACGTCTGGAGCCA ATTCAACATCGTCAATTCCCAACGGGAAAACATCTTCTCAACCGGCGGCTGGTTCCGCGCGAGCGTCTGCACAGAAACCAGCCAAgtccaagaagaagaaacaaaGCGGTTTCTGGGCGTCTCTCAAGGCAGCGCTTATCCCATGTGCTGCCCCCTCGGCCGCCCACCCTATCGACGAAGATGTACTTTCCACAGAGCCGGCGCCCGCTCCCCCAACTTCGGAGCGTGAGAAGGAAAAGTCtcccactcctgctcctgccccGATCTCTGAAAAACCGGCCGTCCCACCTGCTGAACCCAAGGCTGTTGAGCCCACCAGCTCCAAGGCCAGCACTACTATTGCCCCTGAAGCCAAGTCAAAGCCTACTGTTGCTCCCTTGGTTCCAGTTCCAGTGCCGGCTGCACCAGTTGAGCCCGAGGAGGTCGTCCCCCCCAGCCCCAAACCTCAACTTGCCCCAGAAGAAGAGTCCAAAGGCGTGACTTCGGCGGCTGTTCAGCCCTCAGGTTCCACCGGAGCAGAAACTGACGCCGAGACGAGCCTTACTGACGATGAAGACGGCGACAGGGGACTGGAAGATCCCGACcaagaagacgaggaggagcgACTCATCATGCAAGGAGGGGCAGGAATTCCCGTTGGGCCG GACGGCGAACCCAGGCCATTGCTCCCCCCGCTTGCTCCTGCGCACGCCGGACGCAAGTGCCTCGTGTTGGATCTCGACGAAACACTTGTACACAGTAGTTTCAAG CTTATTCCTCAAGCGGACTATGTCGTCCCTGTCGAGATTGAGTGGCAATGGCACAACGTATATGTGATCAAGCGTCCTGGTGTAGACAACTTCCTCAAGAAGATGGGAGAGTTGTACGAAATCGTAGTCTTCACCGCAAGCTTGAGCAAG TATGCTGATCCGGTCCTAGACAAGCTTGATATTCACAAAGTTGTGTCGCATCGTCTGTTCCGTGAGAGTTGCTACAACCACAAGGGCAATTACGTCAAG GATCTATCCCAACTCGGGCGTCCGTTGACTGATACCATCATTTTGGACAACTCACCGGCATCCTACATTTTCCACCCCAACAATGCGGTGCCCGTCTCGTCTTGGTTCAATGATCCTCATGATACCGAGCTGACCGACTTGTGCCCCTTCTTGACGGACCTCAGGGTCGTGGACGATGTTCGTGGAGTTTTGGATGGTGGTCTCTAA
- a CDS encoding Magnesium transporter NIPA: MAANLTASVLDLQQNASSVVPTATAAAAAAATEVAHVQKHAQNPIVAFIIGLCIVTLSSVLNAGGLNLTKLDHVRQNALPKASRQKKDYLRPLWLIGMILYILSQLLGSTLALEYMRAEYVAPLGSTSLIFNFMFASILVGTPVGRTDIYGTVVVVLGVCGIVAFGSINSGLESDMDIARLSALWGRGGWLLFFILMSTALTIVFFCTSILDAVLSARSDLSALPAGSAANRQPAPTTVIGKARFKCISWEYWLRDLLERWTASRDDNMLAWTLGIGWACVGGGLAGGCLVFAKAVVKLISGVLSKENTGNQFGHPAAIITFIFLAITAVSQIIALNKGLKVYDSTLVVPVFYGVYTASGFLNSLVFNDEIDAYQGWTLFAIALSILVLIGGVVLLTTKKPDPNLANHTTTIGVPSRSRAKNSDEESADERETETLHQSTPGERSEPLWQIGEDDEDEGRSAMGATSLSPKINRTRANSGSLRSRSNSYLPPKHEGEEGRGLMGAHDEEDEEDAETPTVGPQRGQSSRKRDSDDDDDDEFGGWERASVTGSPRARR; encoded by the exons ATGGCAGCCAACTTGACTGCCTCAGTGCTGGATCTGCAGCAGAACGCGAGCAGTGTTGTTCCAACTGCCACAGCGGCGGCGGCTGCGGCGGCCACAGAGGTCGCCCATGTGCAAAAACATGCTCAAAA TCCTATCGTTGCCTTTATCATTGGATTATGCATTGTCACGCTTTCATCCGTCCTCAACGCTG GGGGATTGAACCTAACCAAGCTGGACCACGTTCGACAAAATGCGCTGCCAAAGGCGTCGAGGCAGAAGAAAGACTATCTGAGACCGTTGTGGCTAATTGGTATGATTCTTTACAT TCTATCACAGCTACTGGGTAGTACGCTTGCCTTGGAATACATGAGAGCAG AATATGTCGCACCACTTGGCA GTACTTCCTTGATTTTTAACTTCATGTTCGCGTCGATCCTTGTCGGCACTCCTGTCGGCCGGACAGACATCTAT GGTACGGTTGTCGTTGTACTGGGTGTTTGTGGCATTGTTGCCTTTGGATCGATCAACTCGGGTCTTGAGAGCGATATGGATATAGCACGCCTATCAGCTCTCTGGGGTCGTGGCGGCTGGttgctcttcttcatccTTATGTCAACTGCCCTCACAATCGTCTTCTTTTGCACATCCATCTTGGACGCTGTGCTCTCTGCGCGCTCGGATCTGTCTGCGTTACCTGCTGGGTCTGCAGCCAATCGTCAACCTGCTCCCACAACTGTCATAGGAAAGGCACGGTTCAAGTGTATATCGTGGGAATATTGGCTGCGCGACCTGCTTGAGCGTTGGACCGCATCTAGGGACGATAATATGTTGGCATGGACGCTTGGTATTGGTTGGGCTTGCGTGGGCGGTGGCTTGGCTGGAGGTTGCTTGGTATTTGCCAAAGCTGT AGTTAAATTGATCTCTGGCGTATTGAGCAAGGAGAATACTGGAAATCAG TTTGGTCATCCGGCTGCGATCATTACATTTATATTCTTGGCCATTACTGCGGTATCCCAGATCATTGCTCTGAACAAAGGCCTCAAG GTTTATGATAGTACCCTTGTCGTCCCAGTTTTCTACGGA GTCTATACGGCGTCTGGGTTCCTTAACTCGCTGGTCTTCAATGACGAAATTGACGCATATCAAGGCTGGACGCTATTCGCGATTGCGCTCTCCATTCTGGTTCTTATCGGCGGCGTTGTACTACTCACAACGAAGAAACCCGATCCCAACTTGGCAAATCATACTACAACTATTGGCGTGCCTTCCCGATCCCGAGCCAAAAACTCAGACGAAGAAAGCGCAGACGAACGGGAGACAGAAACGTTGCATCAAAGCACACCTGGCGAGCGGTCTGAGCCATTGTGGCAGATTGGAGAAGACGACGAGGATGAAGGGCGGAGCGCAATGGGTGCCACATCGCTCAGTCCCAAGATAAACAGGACTCGAGCCAACTCGGGATCGTTACGCTCCCGATCGAACTCGTACCTCCCTCCAAAGCACGAAGGAGAGGAGGGCCGCGGTCTGATGGGTGCCCATGATgaggaggatgaggaggATGCAGAGACCCCCACCGTCGGTCCACAACGTGGTCAAAGCTCTCGCAAACGAGACAgcgacgacgatgacgatgacgaatTTGGAGGTTGGGAGAGGGCAAGTGTGACGGGCTCCCCTCGGGCTCGACGATGA
- a CDS encoding transcriptional regulator Medusa yields the protein MDSHISLGYPEHHDESELSYPTAVVPSGLPSLSSSMAILPQYSHAGRMEPEFINSAPQAFADDEDDRPSIAIGKTVRILGYHPREGTYRTPIVVRLVFRRDYLPSKARVSLRVKMGNIPICTEIEGIQAANGELGEWRLHIAAPDPRELDIVGLEVPLIVQAFDIHAGVMTDDVCIGPFKFWTLTSAEEVRTGGPGPDYFGVLPQSYGMSEYAQSRPPYSRNTSIGEESASQPDEGSFSSSYPGEAPASALGLTHMTEAAHEGSVRRRAQLAIDVPPPHSTLDVSRSDGDTESPSTAKSFLGQTPGEDTYQVSLGFLADLNSMTKNWTPEEVNDKRRIVEFFCVRTRGRIDVTFAPIPVEKARDLSKNIVSCIWWDGMEEFIITSVDTINLLERLVGTKFTTEEKNRIRRNLQGFKPATVSKSQPESEPFFRTLMEFPPPRPRNIEKDVKAFAWSKLPSMLEKVVSKYWFTSSSSESETDDTPSKIRILRESDNISTESPNVSAQPLSASETLSSAPPSQREVESMCGDIIESGSYAPVPPSSQTQSEEYYSGTFTNEHHLGYAQESQGSLNSMYGGPDTLMEISEESAGGLHSISVAHTRVSGGPMNACPESVVIPAPSSTYTHHTGANQMAGEVVHSDMQYMTHTSY from the exons ATGGACTCTCATATCTCTCTGGGCTATCCCGAGCACCACGATGAGAGTGAATTGTCGTATCCCACCGCCGTCGTTCCTTCAGGCTTGCCTTCGTTGAGCTCCTCAATGGCAATCCTCCCTCAATACTCTCATGCTGGTCGTATGGAGCCCGAATTTATTAACAGTGCTCCCCAAGCTTTTGctgacgacgaagacgatAGACCCTCCATTGCTATAGGAAAAACTGTCAGGATCCTAGGGTACCACCCACGAGAGGGAACCTACCGCACACCTATTGTTGTTCGTCTTGTTTTCCGGCGCGACTATCTACCTTCAAAGGCCAGGGTTTCTCTTCGCGTAAAGATGGGAAACATTCCCATTTGCACTGAGATAGAAGGGATTCAGGCCGCCAATGGGGAGCTAGGAGAGTGGAGGTTGCACATTGCCGCCCCTGATCCACGAGAGCTGGATATCGTTGGTCTTGAAGTTCCCCTCATTGTCCAAGCCTTTGACATACACGCGGGAGTTATGACTGACGACGTATGCATTGGGCCATTCAAATTTTGGACTCTCA CATCCGCCGAAGAGGTACGTACAGGCGGGCCCGGGCCAGATTACTTTGGAGTCCTCCCACAATCGTATGGTATGAGTGAGTACGCACAATCGCGTCCGCCTTACTCTAGGAATACATCCATTGGCGAGGAAAGCGCTAGCCAACCCGACGAAGGTTCATTCTCCAGCTCCTACCCAGGCGAGGCACCAGCTTCTGCCTTGGGGCTTACCCACATGACAGAGGCAGCTCACGAAGGCTCAGTGCGCCGCCGCGCACAGCTAGCTATCGACGTTCCTCCTCCTCACAGTACCTTGGATGTATCGAGAAGCGACGGAGATACCGAATCTCCTTCCACAGCAAAGAGCTTTCTCGGTCAGACCCCAGGAGAAGACACATATCAGGTTTCCCTTGGATTCCTTGCGGATCTTAATTCCATGACTAAGAACTG GACACCGGAGGAGGTCAATGACAAGAGGCGGATTGTCGAATTCTTTTGCGTCCGAACTCGCGGTCGCATCGATGTCACGTTCGCTCCTATCCCCGTCGAGAAGGCTCGAGATCTGAGCAAAAACATCGTATCCTGCATTTGGTGGGATGGCATGGAAGAATTTATTATTACTTCGGTAGATACAATTAACCTACTCGAGCGGCTGGTAGGGACCAAGTTCACAACTGAAGAGAAGAATCGTATTAGAAGGAACCTTCAGGGTTTCAAGCCCGCCACTGTCTCAAAGAGTCAGCCCGAGTCCGAGCCCTTCTTTCGCACTCTTATGGAGTTTCCTCCACCAAGACCACGTAACATCGAGAAGGACGTCAAGGCATTTGCATGGTCTAAACTTCCTTCCATGTTGGAGAAGGTTGTCTCGAAATAC TGGTTCACGTCCTCTTCGAGCGAGTCCGAAACCGATGATACACCCTCAAAAATTCGAATTCTACGCGAGTCGGATAACATCTCCACAGAGTCACCTAATGTATCCGCTCAGCCTCTCTCAGCGTCTGAGACACTAAGCTCTGCTCCACCCTCACAACGAGAAGTTGAATCGATGTGTGGGGATATTATTGAGTCAGGCTCTTACGCTCCCGTGCCTCCTTCCAGTCAAACTCAGTCCGAAGAATATTACTCCGGTACATTCACGAACGAACATCATCTAGGCTATGCTCAAGAATCTCAAGGGTCATTAAATTCAATGTATGGTGGCCCCGACACACTCATGGAAATCAGCGAGGAGTCCGCAGGAGGCTTGCACTCTATTTCGGTCGCCCACACTCGAGTCTCTGGAGGGCCCATGAACGCATGCCCCGAATCGGTGGTGATCCctgcccccagtagtacctATACGCACCACACTGGTGCTAATCAAATGGCCGGCGAGGTTGTCCATAGTGACATGCAGTatatgacgcatacatcctacTAG
- a CDS encoding nuclear mRNA splicing protein, producing the protein MSQKSTRQQKQPALAPRRLHCKLENHRGPVHVATYAKGEAKYVLTGGQDRTIRLWNPESGSEIKKYEGHGYEVLSISVAHDNARFASGGGDRSVYLWSVTAGVTERRMPGHLGKINAVAFNADASVLASGSYDSSVRLWDLKAQSRTPIQVLGEAKDSITCLHVGAAEIITGSVDGHVRTYDMRMGELKSDFIGPPISSISPSIDNQTLLVCTLDSKLRLMDRANGQMLNTFSGHVSNDYRTHACFGHGEGSVLCGDEQGKIWEWDLLDAKAVEPDPTKVHDKVISWVEHHPLESGEMFDIYSFEPMITSIPLEIIASRQSDEGLPRSSSRLSGTALSVQHVPISTQQQASSPMPAQSFPRHGSITNEQMTTAGVASEDGVENEETSNSMAESSNIPPADRGLQAWLYLIGAFVVETLVWGFPNSFGVFLGYYSKMYQGEKGAELLLPLAGTLCSGIDFRDFGLPYVLFGWALRPIIYPIVARYPSQRRTSMWVGNFICFGSLFGASFVKKPWQIVLLQGGGYGLGGSLLYAPTVSYMSEWFYVRRGLANGVMNAGTAVGGLILPLVLPSIIRPYGTSSTLRYLSIVVFALLSAVLPFIRPRLPEDRVRRIATTSRTKWSTNKSFWLLLCVTALQGFAYFLPIVYLPTFAQDMMLSDSQASLTLALLNGSSLISRIALGHLSDILNPWVLATSTLAATSAATFVLWGALVTTIGTLSAYSILFGALAGGFSSLWTGFVRPIARDDTTAATSMLGMLMLSRGLGNVLSTPISSVLIGGSMRDYAHSGLQNGSRWASLIIYIGTVFAGATSIGLFGWLRDRNTRSFLAH; encoded by the exons ATGTCCCAAAAATCAACGCGTCAGCAAAAACAACCTGCTCTTGCTCCTCGTagattacattgtaaacttGAAAATCACCGAGGTCCTGTTCACGTAGCAACTTATGCCAAGGGGGAGGCCAAGTATGTTTTGACTGGCGGACAAGATAGAACTATCCGCCTCTGGAACCCCGAATCGGGTAGTGAGATCAAGAAATATGAAGGACACGGGTACGAGGTTTTGTCGATTAGCGT CGCACATGACAACGCAAGGTTTGCGTCTGGAGGAGGAGATAGGAGTGTTTACCTCTGGAGCGTCACCGCAGGCGTTACTGAACGTCGAATGCCCGGTCATTTGGGGAAAATCAATGCTGTGGCATTTAACGCAGATGCCTCTGTGCTCGCAAGTG GTTCCTACGACTCATCGGTAAGATTATGGGATCTGAA AGCACAGAGCCGAACACCGATCCAAGTTCTCGGCGAAGCTAAGGACAGTATTACATGTCTTCATGTCGGAGCTGCGGAGATAATAACGGGATCCGTTGATGGACATGTACGGACATACGATATGAGGATGGGTGAATTGAAGAGCGATTTTATAGGAC CGCCAATCTCCTCAATTTCCCCGTCCATAGACAATCAAACACTCTTGGTTTGCACACTCGACTCGAAATTACGACTCATGGACCGAGCGAATGGGCAGATGTTGAACACATTCTCAGGGCATGTTAGTAATGACTATCGCACCCACGCATGCTTTGGTCACGGCGAGGGTAGCGTCTTGTGCGGAGACGAGCAGGGAAAGATATGGGAATGGGATCTACTCGAT GCCAAGGCTGTTGAGCCAGATCCCACTAAAGTCCATGACAAAGTGATTAGCTGGGTCGAGCATCATCCACTGGAATCTGGAGAGATG TTCGACATTTATTCATTTGAACCAATGATCACGAGCATCCCTCTGGAAATTATTGCATCGCGTCAAAGCGACGAGGGGCTTCCCCGTTCTTCATCTAGATTGTCTGGTACGGCCCTAAGCGTGCAGCACGTTCCAATATCAACTCAACAACAAGCCAGTAGTCCTATGCCTGCCCAAAGTTTTCCCCGACATGGTAGTATCACTAATGAACAAATGACTACTGCGGGTGTTGCCAGTGAGGATGGGGTCGAGAACGAGGAAACCTCAAATTCTATGGCTGAATCAAGCAACATTCCGCCTGCCGATCGTGGTCTTCAAGCCTGGCTATATCTTATCGGTGCTTTTGTAGTAGAGACGCTGGTCTGGG GATTCCCCAACTCTTTCGGTGTCTTCCTTGGTTACTACTCCAAGATGTACCAGGGAGAGAAAGGCGCCGAGCTGCTGCTCCCTTTAGCAGGTACACTCTGCTCAGGTATTGACTTTCGTGATTTCGGACTACCCTAC GTTTTGTTCGGCTGGGCTTTGA GACCTATCATCTATCCTATTGTTGCGCGTTATCCTTCACAGCGTCGTACCAGCATGTGGGTTGGTAATTTTATTTGCTTTGGAAGCCTTTTTGGAGCTAGCTTTGTCAAAAAG CCTTGGCAAATTGTGTTGCTCCAAGGTGGAGGGTATGGCTTAGGAGGCT CTCTGCTCTACGCTCCTAC CGTTTCCTACATGTCAGAATGGTTCTATGTGCGCAGAGGCCTTGCCAATGGAGTAATGAATGCTG GCACGGCTGTTGGCGGTCTCATTCTACCCCTGGTCTTGCCTTCAATTATTAG GCCGTATGGAACATCCTCAACCTTGCGCTACCTGTCCATCGTTGTTTTCGCTCTGCTCTCCGCCGTTTTGCCTTTCATTCGTCCTAGGCTTCCCGAAGATCGTGTTCGTCGCATAGCCACGACTTCTAGGACAAAGTGGTCCACCAACAAATCCTTTTGGCTGTTGCTTTGTGTTACAGCATTACAGGGATTCGCATACTTTCTTCCTATCGTTTACCTCCCAACGTTTGCCCAGGATATGATGCTGAGCGATAGCCAGGCCTCATTGACATTGGCTCTCCTCAATG GTTCGTCTTTAATCAGCCGAATTGCTCTAGGGCACCTCTCGGATATTCTCAATCCATGGGTACTCGCTACATCGACACTTGCTGCAACTTCGGCTGCGACATTTGTCCTGTGGGGCGCGTTAGTGACCACGATAGGGACACTAAGTGCATACTCGATACTTTTCGGTGCACTGGCTGGCGGCTTTTCAAGTCTTTGGACTGGGTTTGTACGGCCTATTGCAA GAGATGATACTACTGCAGCAACAAGCATGCTTGGCATGCTGATGCTGTCGCGA GGACTTGGCAATGTGCTAAGCACACCAATATCGTCGGTGCTTATTGGCGGATCTATGCGTGATTATGCCCACTCTGGACTACAGAATGGCAGTCGGTGGGCAAGTTTGATTATCTATATTGGCACAGTATTTGCGGGTGCTACATCCATCGGATTGTTCGGGTGGCTAAGAGACAGAAACACGCGATCATTCCTTGCACACTAA
- a CDS encoding gamma-glutamyltranspeptidase, translating to MAAGAVKPAVSYAAVVAKGTSASSHHDPDSPSHGSPERTSPKGKARDSRVNFADSPAPNERTALLRQQRSPSSGSHGSDEEQGDAYEEAEDRGFVTRAKRALGFGKGENDTLPLYAEDGRTQRRIRLSSGLGALLGLIIIAVLIAGALLVRSGDHATGPSPSPPTPAYPMPSGGTSGPRNPAYLIKAEHGAVASEARVCSQIGVDVLKDGGNAIDAAIASNLCVGTVNPFSAGIGGGGFMVIRIPPSSPEKSSTVHTIDFRETAPAGSNSSMFAKSPLLSKFGGLSVAVPGEIRGLQAAHSQFGRLPWSRLFEPSIQLANGGWEVTTELDRRIRVFGKGWMENDKDWSPVFAPGGTLLKQGDWIKRENFSYTLSSIASEGADAFYKGPIASSLISKVQATGGIMTLEDLESYKVVERPALKSTYQGRHIYTTHAPSSGPVLIHVLNALERFGSGPNVHDQVAMQKEGGLWWHRVTEALKFGSAARTRLGDPAFGNNHKLMAKIPTKEFGNNVSSRITDDTTHTPDYYNPVYDVQIDHGTTHTSAADADGFAIALTSSVNLIWGSRVMDPATGVIFNDVMDDFSTPGLPNAFGLWPSPWNYPEAGKRQVSSMAPTIMEHPSGDFYLTLGGSGGSRIFGAIAQAIVNLDRGMNISGAVEAPRVHDQLFPTLVSIESGFGHKEIDALKQRGHNTSVFDINLGVAEIQAVTQDMDGQFFAASDSRKNGVAAGW from the exons ATGGCCGCCGGAGCAGTCAAACCAGCTGTGAGCTACGCAGCTGTAGTAGCCAAAGGCACAAGCGCATCATCCCACCATGACCCGGATTCGCCTTCGCATGGCAGTCCCGAGCGCACGAGCCCCAAAGGCAAAGCCCGGGACAGTCGAGTAAACTTTGCGGACAGCCCGGCTCCGAACGAGAGAACTGCGTTGCTTAGACAGCAACGGTCGCCGTCTAGTGGCAGCCATGGATCTGATGAAGAACAAGGCGACGCATACGAAGAGGCTGAAGATCGAGGATTCGTAACCCGTGCAAAGCGAGCTCTTGGATTTGGCAAAGGCGAAAATGACACTCTGCCGCTCTATGCTGAAGATGGACGTACCCAGCGACGTATCCGACTCAGCAGCGGTCTCGGGGCACTTTTAGGCCTTATCATCATCGCTGTTTTAATCGCAGGAGCTCTGCTGGTTCGTTCAGGCG ACCATGCCACCGGTCCTTCTCCGAGCCCTCCAACTCCGGCATACCCTATGCCTTCGGGTGGAACAAGCGGCCCCCGCAATCCTGCGTACCTTATCAAGGCAGAACATGGTGCCGTGGCTAGCGAAGCCAGAGTTTGCTCTCAAATCGGGGTGGATGTTCTCAAG GATGGAGGGAACGCGATTGACGCTGCGATTGCGAGCAACCTGTGTG TCGGAACCGTCAATCCTTTCTCAGCTGGTATTGGAGG CGGTGGATTCATGGTCATTCGTATTCCTCCTTCATCCCCAGAGAAATCTTCAACTGTACACACGATTGACTTCCGCGAAACGGCACCAGCAGGATCGAATAGCTCCATGTTTGCCAAATCTCCGCTTCTCTCCAAATTTGGTGGCCTTTCTGTCGCTGTTCCAGGAGAAATCAGGGGTCTTCAAGCCGCTCATTCTCAATTTGGACGACTCCCTTGGTCTCGCTTGTTTGAGCCTAGCATTCAGCTCGCAAATGGGGGCTGGGAGGTTACCACTGAACTTGATAGACGCATCAGGGTGTTCGGAAAGGGGTGGATGGAAAACGACAAGGATTGGAGTCCTGTTTTTGCCCCCGGAGGAACACTACTGAAGCAGGGCGATTGGATCAAGCGCGAGAATTTTAGTTATACTCTGAGTTCTATCGCTAGCGAGGGGGCCGATGCCTTTTACAAA GGCCCCATTGCTTCATCTCTCATTTCCAAGGTTCAGGCGACTGGCGGAATCATGACATTGGAGGACCTTGAATCATACAAAGTCGTCGAGCGACCAGCGTTGAAGAGTACATATCAAGGACGTCATATTTACACAACACATGCTCCGTCCAGCGGCCCGGTATTGATTCACGTACTCAATGCCCTGGAGAGATTTGGTTCTGGGCCCAACGTACATGATCAAGTCGCAATGCAGAAAGAGGGTGGTTTATGGTGGCATAGGGTCACAGAGGCGTTGAAAT TCGGTAGTGCTGCACGCACGCGCCTCGGCGATCCGGCGTTTGGTAATAACCATAAGCTCATGGCTAAAATACCCACCAAGGAGTTCGGAAATAACGTTTCCTCTCGCATTACTGAT GATACCACGCATACTCCCGACTACTATAACCCAGTTTACGATGTCCAAATCGACCATGGAACA ACCCATACGTCTGCCGCAGATGCGGACGGCTTTGCGATTGCACTTACTAGTTCGGTCAACCTAATCTGGGGTTCGCGTGTGATGGACCCTGCAACTGGCGTGATCTTTAATGACGTAATGGATGACTTTTCAACTCCTGG ACTCCCCAATGCTTTCGGACTGTGGCCTAGCCCCTGGAACTACCCCGAGGCTGGAAAACGCCAAG TGTCTTCTATGGCTCCCACAATTATGGAGCATCCCTCTGGAGACTTTTATCTGACACTGGGTGGATCAGGTGGCTCGCGGATTTTCGGGGCTATCGCTCAGGCCATTGTTAACCTCGATCGCGGAATGAATATTTCTGGAGCGGTTGAAGCTCCTCGAGTCCACGACCAGCTTTTCCCAACTCTGGTGAGCATTGAGAGTGGGTTTGGGCACAAGGAGATCGACGCATTGAAGCAAAGAGGTCACAATACGTCTG TGTTTGATATCAACCTCGGTGTAGCCGAAATACAAGCTGTCACACAAGACATGGATGGGCAATTTTTCG CTGCGAGCGATTCAAGGAAGAATGGTGTTGCAGCTGGGTGGTAA
- a CDS encoding DNA-directed RNA polymerase II subunit RPB7, with amino-acid sequence MPVTTPRPSKRKHADGEPSTGKKTKEERRAEKRAKRDAESTPTQSPNLKSKSKSKSQSEQPVAVPTTPETEFKLVRARTSISLPPRFAGDPRRGVEEILDNLVMRYVPSLRGVLLSHKNHKFASDVAIMYAEGPYPTTRVEFDAGVWAPEVGMRITGRISLHATDHIGLLVHRTFNASIDRAHIPGDGEWEYVHGPVANDPEINNEERQGDEESGRWVNSQTGETLGGESGLVEFTVIGYTIANQMLSLHGSLQPDPFDPEYYTNRQTTARLPESTQTEGDRIEEGSDDEVEVEEEELAAPRGTKRRVVNVLPAAPEPTETESAPVKKKQKKGAVKGEASVAVLEAAANTAEQEDKKKRKKKKAVPENGVDA; translated from the exons ATGCCAGTAACAACACCCCGGCCCTCTAAACGAAAACACGCCGACGGCGAACCCAGCACAGGCAAGAAAACAAAAGAAGAACGAAGGGCCGAAAAGAGGGCCAAACGAGATGCCGAATCTACTCCCACCCAATCACCCAATctcaagtccaagtccaagtccaaatctCAATCCGAACAACCCGTCGCAGTCCCCACCACACCCGAAACCGAATTCAAACTCGTCCGTGCGCGCACCAGTATCAGTTTACCCCCGAGATTTGCGGGAGATCCGAGGCGGGGTGTCGAGGAGATCTTAGATAATTTGGTTATGCG ATATGTGCCGTCGCTTCGTGGTGTGCTCTTGTCCCATAAGAACCACAAGTTTGCATCAGATGTGGCGATTATGTATGCTGAAGGTCCTTATCCGACGACTCGAGTCGAGTTCGATGCGGGTGTGTGGGCGCCAGAGGTAGGAATGCGAATCA CTGGTCGTATATCGCTGCATGCGACGGACCATATTGGTTTATTGGTTCACCGAACGTTTAATGCTTCGATTGATAGAGCACATATACCCGGGGACGGGGAATGGGAATATGTACATGGCCCGGTAGCAAATGATCCTGAAATAA ATAACGAAGAACGACAGGGAGACGAAGAGAGCGGTCGATGGGTAAATTCACAAACTGGTGAAACGCTTGGTGGCGAATCTGGCTTGGTCGAATTTACGGTTATTGG CTACACAATAGCCAACCAAATGCTTTCCCTACACGGCTCCCTTCAGCCCGACCCCTTTGATCCAGAATACTACACAAACCGTCAAACGACCGCTCGGCTACCTGAATCAACTCAAACCGAAGGGGATCGAATAGAAGAGGGGAGCGATGATGAGGTTGAagtggaggaagaagagctcGCGGCACCGCGGGGAACAAAGCGACGAGTGGTCAACGTCCTGCCCGCTGCTCCCGAACCAACAGAAACCGAATCCGCTCCAGTCAAGAAAAAGCAGAAGAAGGGTGCGGTAAAAGGAGAGGCCAGTGTCGCCGTACTCGAGGCAGCAGCCAATACAGCAGAGCAAGAAgacaaaaagaaaagaaaaaagaaaaaggcaGTGCCAGAGAATGGTGTAGACGCATAG